One genomic window of Paenisporosarcina antarctica includes the following:
- a CDS encoding YjcZ family sporulation protein, producing MSGGAGYGHDAGGGFALIVVLFILLIIVGAAFVC from the coding sequence ATGAGTGGTGGAGCAGGCTATGGTCATGATGCTGGTGGAGGATTTGCTTTAATTGTCGTGTTATTTATCCTACTGATTATTGTAGGAGCAGCGTTTGTTTGTTAA